AAATTGGgatgaaaaataattaagatttaCATTAAATTAGATGTTTTCAAAGTTGATGgcggaattccctggcagtccagaggttaggactcagtgctttcagtgCCAGggcctgaatttgatccctggtcagaaaattAAGGTTcttcaggtaaaaaaaaaaggttgaggaGTCAGGGGAAAAGGGTTTGGGATGACGCTTATGGAATTTGGGACTCTaatgtgggaggtgggggaggtcaAAGCAGCCCTTACATGATAAATAGAAGGGAAATTTTGATCAGAGCCTTTAGGTCACATGATTCTgtccctttttgtgtgtgttacagGCAAAGGGGAAGATAGCGATGTACTCAGTATAAATGCAGACGCTTATGACAGCGACATAGAAGGCCCCTGTAATGAAGAAGCAGCTGCTCCTGAGGTCCCAGAAAATACAGTCCAGAGTGAAGCTGGTCAGATAGATGACCTGGAGAAAGACATTGAGAAAAGCGTGAACGAGATTCTGGGACTTGCAGAGTCCAGTCCAAAGGAGCCCAAAGCCGCCACCCTGACTGTTCCTCCGCCGGAAGATGTTCAGCCTTCAGCACAGCAGCTGGAGCTGCTTGAACTTGAAATGAGGGCCAGAGCTATTAAAGCCCTGATGAAAGCTGGTGATATAAAAAAGCCAGCCTAGTTTATTTAAATTGTGTCTGAATATTGGATGTGTTTGAACAATGCCACACTATATCATTTTGTATCTAAAGTTTATCTGGGGGTCTTACCTGATATTTCTCATATAACTCTTACTAGATAAACTCATCTTAGGTCTAAAATACATGTTATTGTTGTTACTTTTGTATTATGTAGTTGTTTTTTGAATTCATGACACATATCCTTGGGTACTCTAGATACTTTGTTAGATGAGTATTTAGTATATCTGAAAATTAATATCTGAAAAGCCATTAGCTAAAAAGAGTcatggtatttttttcctttattttgaaatattttggcaTCAAACCAAAAAGTTTAT
This is a stretch of genomic DNA from Bos javanicus breed banteng chromosome 8, ARS-OSU_banteng_1.0, whole genome shotgun sequence. It encodes these proteins:
- the CAAP1 gene encoding caspase activity and apoptosis inhibitor 1 isoform X3, producing MLRQCFCIIGEKKLQKMLPDVLKNCSIEEIKRLCQEQLELLSEKKILKILEGDNGMDSEMEEEADDGSKMVSDVVNQQDSCVDSTSSLRENKQPEGLELKQGKGEDSDVLSINADAYDSDIEGPCNEEAAAPEVPENTVQSEAGQIDDLEKDIEKSVNEILGLAESSPKEPKAATLTVPPPEDVQPSAQQLELLELEMRARAIKALMKAGDIKKPA